The Episyrphus balteatus chromosome 3, idEpiBalt1.1, whole genome shotgun sequence genome segment ctcaaactgggagaacttaaaggttaaaaaaaaagttaagcccgatgctgaaaaaataggcatgatttggcggtttaacagggaagatgagctttttaagaatctgacaatgtgcaatgcgcaagcccatgacacaagctaccatttggcatcactgccaaaaatttccctcaagcggtttagcttgcaggagcgttcaaaggttcggggatttttcgaaaaaaacaatttacccgaactttcaaactggattttctcggaattttgaaaaaaatccaaaaacccgattataccactatcgggtagctgagaatataagctttcatatggcaccactcccatgtctctaggtcaaagcgttcaacaaccagaagctttttcgcacccccaacttccaacgcctatatctccggattttgaaaacgggtaaaataatttttttgatacccaaaggtagtgGGGACTCtcacctacatttgggtacaactcccatcactgtaggtccacgggttctcaaactgggagaacttaaaggttaaaaaaaaagttaagcccgatgctgaaaaaataggcatgatttggcggtttaacagggaagatgagctttttaagaatctgacaatgtgcaatgcgcaagcccatgacacaagctaccatttggcatcactgccaaaaatttccctcaagcggtttagcttgcaggagcgttcaaaggttcggggatttttcgaaaaaaacaatttacccgaactttcaaactggattttctcggaattttgaaaaaaatccaaaaacccgattataccactatcgggtagctgagaatataagctttcatatggcaccactcccatgtctctaggtcaaagcgttcaacaaccagaagctttttcgcacccccaacttccaacgcctatatctccggattttgaaaacgggtaaaataatttttttgatacccaaaggtagtgGGGACTCtcacctacatttgggtacaactcccatcactgtaggtccacgggttctcaaactgggagaacttaaaggttaaaaaaaaagttaagcccgatgctgaaaaaataggcatgatttggcggtttaacagggaagatgagctttttaagaatctgacaatgtgcaatgcgcaagcccatgacacaagctaccatttggcatcactgccaaaaatttccctcaagcggtttagcttgcaggagcgttcaaaggttcggggatttttcgaaaaaaacaatttacccgaactttcaaactggattttctcggaattttgaaaaaaatccaaaaacccgattataccactatcgggtagctgagaatataagctttcatatggcaccactcccatgtctctaggtcaaagcgttcagcttcaacacttttcaaaaaattttcccaatATCATCTCGAAATTCTATCAGCTTGCCTTAAGTGGGttatctttttacataagtgagagaagtgttggaaaaatgaaaagattttttggacggcatgacggccgcgcgcgcggccgtcatgccgtccaaaaaatcttttcatttttccaacacttctctcgCTCCGCTGCGCCCTCCTCTCCGCCCCTCTCTCCCTTTCTTCCCCTCTCCACTCCCCTTTCCACCCTAACTCCCACCCCCTGTCGTGTGACTACCACACCTTCCACCCACCTGTCGTGTGACTACCACACCTTCATCTCACCAGTCGCCACTTTACTTTGGAGCTAATTTTGTTCATAGCCCACTTGCAGGATTCGAACCTGCTATGGTGAAGTTGCCGACCAACAACTATATCCACTGCACCACACTCATTCTTATGAATAAGGTTGCGGATTTTAATCAGTTTCTAATTTTAGTGGTGGCAATTAgtagaattatttaaaattttaaatggctgGTAAATATGAATATTAAAGTTCAACAACGTACCTTTTGACGGCAAAAAATTTTCCCTTCGGTAGCCGAGCGCGTCTAGATGTCTGGATTCGGCGACAGGGGTCCGGGGTTCGATTCGTGGTTCTgatgcgaatttttttttttattaatttgatttataatttattttcaacttaCCCCTGATTTTTTATTCGTCAATGATCagaagataaaaaacacaagataaaaaacacttttattcataggaataacCCTTAACTGGGGTGTATctggctattgaaaaattgcctcttagtgtattttattttattttaatgaatgcatttgatatttttaatttatttattattttaatatgcccttttcaaaaaaatgctgcGGGCCATCGTCTCGCACggcacatttatttatttttcaaatttcaataaaaaaaataattatggaacAGCTTCTGTTCTGAATCGAtacattagccccgttccattgaaGGTGGTactttactcatgagtagatctagtactagaattaacacatgatcttctactcgaggagatagaaTGTGTAgtttttgtactagatttctactcacgagtaaactaccacctccaatggaataGGGCTATTAATCATCTTTGAACTAAAGTAAATGTCCAATCCATGGTCCACAGGGAAATCGCTCATGTTCCTAATTGTTAAATGAAATAAGAAATAAGTTATTGTACAAGTTTATTTACATGctaatgtacctacctattatattaaaaatgtggCAAACACACTTTTCCTGCAAATAGCTCTGACACAACTGTTATCCAGAGCGCCAACACGAACATGATGTACGAGATTCCGATCTTGTAAGTATTCGGAAGTTGATATGCTTGCCCACCGATTTCATCCACATGAAAACCAAGTGGAAAAATCACTGCAGCAAGGCAGAACAATACCATCGCTGTGAATCCTACCCATCTGGCATAAGGAATAACATTGCGGTCCCAGGTACTCGATGCCAAAAGAATTACTGTGGTGGTGACACAAATGCATCCAACAAATATGCAAATTAATGCCAACAGCCATTCAATTTGCAGCTCAGGAGTGAAACATACTTGCGGCCTATTATACAAAGTCATGCAAGTCCACATTAGCCCTAGGCGGATGTCACCTTCaaagaaatagaaattttcatttatttgtttttattaaatatttttatcatattACCAGCTTCTTCTGTAACAATCCAATCGGGCATGGCTAGACTTACGATTGCAAAAACATCTGCAGCCATAAATAATGTTGCACTAATTGTTGTCAGCTTatccatttattttaattttcctacgaataaaaaataaattattttcacaaaattttgatGAATACAACAAACCTGCAACACACAAGACACAAAccaataataacaaaactaaaCAAAGTATTGGTTGCCTGATTTAACGggagtagttttgtttttgcaaaaaaaaagaaaaaactaaacgAAGAAAAAGACATCTGTCAACTatgacccttcaagcaagaaaacggagtccagaaaagatagtccgacctccgaccgagaaaagcggggttgcactcacacacttgcaactttttgtgtatgaacacaaagtctaagagaatcgtggtgaaaactgagaaaaggaaaaaaaagtagacagacatagccaacaagagcaaaagcgtcattttgttattttttgttgaagtgtttagtcgcgtcgtgtctcgtgtcgttgttaataaaatataagtgtaattataaacaattatattaaactattaacaatatggaaacaaaaaaaggtatgttgtatatatcgctcaaagtgtttggattaaaatgatgtgtttctgtttgtgttgtagatgtaatctctaattatgaagaaaaaggcagaaggtgaaacatgcgattgggcatctaaagaaacaccaacaacagcagcaacaacaaataaaataaaatgaaaaaatgtattctattttatattgtatatattgtgaaaatttcgtttgccaaaattaaataaaaaaaaaacagtttcagtgaaaaaaaaaaatctagttctttttttggtcgcaaatgcgaaacgtccttttttattcctctttctggtaggttttcgctgctccgactcaggtccgccttcggctccattttctcggaatgaagattttcaccacaccaatacatatgcaatcgacttcgcggtgattataatttccatactaatttgagccgccttcggaccagtttctgacccgaagtcggactcagctccgcctcaggcggagcggattcggaccgaggtcggacctgtttgcttgaaggggaaTACAAAATGTAGTTGTGTTTACACTGAAACACACGTTGCAGATCTTGGCTTGAAAGAAATGTCTGTATTTAAACGAATAATAAGTTGGAAGACCACGTTTGAGCAaccaattaaaacaaattaatcaaaGCAAATAAAagattgtttgaaaatttgcatGGTTTAATAAACtaggaaacaagaaaaaaggTGTTGAACATCATCAAGCATGTTTAATGATAAAATATCTTTGGTCGTCAAGCCATACTGTACAACTTGTAATCTAGTGTAAACCTTCGTTGAATGACTACGTTGCTGAGAACAGATGTACCAACCTCTAGAAAATTAAACATAACCTGTCAATTCACACACAAACGAGCCAGACATAAATAATTTTCGCGCCGCTACTTCTGTCTGCACTAATtactttgaaacaaaataaattgctaTTTAACAGCTCCAATACGATTACTAATTGTTGATAAACAattgtttcttttattaaaaaaaaaaatgccaccTCAAAAAAAGAGGGAAAAAGACTTGGATATGTACAAATTGAGTGGCATACAGGCCGATCAGGAACTATTTTTACAAGCATTCgaaagtaaatatttgttttttgtttatataaatttattgccTGTGTTTATCAAACTACAAAACACCGTTCAACAACACAATTGTTTCTCCTTGCAGAGCCCACACAAATCTATCGTTTTCTCAGGAATCGTCATGGCACAAGTGTAAGATTGTTGTTTTAGTTCCCTGCCTATTTTAATTcaccttatttttaatttaacctaGCCAATATTTTTGAACCGAACACTGAGCTATATGAAAGACCGAATGTCAAGGAGTAATAAAAAGCGTtcgacttttaaagtaaacacaCTTCTCGACACGATTTCACATAAAACTGATACTGTGGGTAACTATTTGAATATTGTGTTTATGGGCCTCTTTGACAAGAACGAAGAAAATGAGGAGTGGAAAACCGGAGACTTGGTCAACGTTCACACGACAatgttcaaaataacaaaaaataagcgCAAAGAGAGCAATGCCGATTTTCAGGAGATTTTGGTATGTGTATCTTGCACCCACATTGCAAGAATATGAGAATAGGTATGATGTATTTCTTTTTACAGACTCACATTTCAAGTGTAACTATAAATCCGCCAGCGAATGTCGAGAAATATCCAGCAGTGTGCATTCCAATGCAAGCTTTGCGTCCGCTGAGCGATCAACACACcatttacaaggtgttattcaGAGTCGAAGTTCTGCCAATGTTCAACAATAATTCTGCCTTAGGAAACGACGACGGTGCGTAtcataaatctaaaaaattttaaacttgtttAGGGTAATTCCATGGTATCTCatgttacattcacaaaaattttcaatacataaatagtttttttgtcaattatattatataaattgatacgaaaataCTGTCCATGAATTATtaagcataactattactttcataattaagtaaaacattttcttttagtttaagcatttgcttgggaaaaataaaagtctgttggtaactcacgttacacaAATCGGACACGagttttaagagtccgacagtatgaagtttttctgtgaaattttgagtcttaatttgtttttaatgaagattccatatataaaaaatacaatctTTTAAAgttagtgacaaaaccaaaaatttattcaaacatttatttttgaaaaatttgaaaatattcagGTAACTCACATTACATAAATATGACAACTCCTGTTACCTGCGATTTATTGTGGCTAAATTAAAGAATAGGTAAATGTATTTTCATTAAAGTaataagtaaagtaaagtaatatttattttagcaaTCAGAAGGGGATTCATCTTGTTTTTCCGTCAcgttcatgtgaaattcttctgtagcTGGCAGGCTTATGCCTTAGATTATTTATACTCTCTGAATTTAATTTCCAGCCATAAGTtaatatcgtcggcgtaaagcaaaattgttctaagtacataggatttcttaaggacttgaaacaatttttctttatgcCGACGATATAACAAAGAATCTAtccttgcaacttgcataaaaaGTTGCCGTTTGCAAATATGTAGAAATTTGCTAttggaaaaaagcaaaaaagtctGAATAATTTAATTCGTGTCCACAATTCCATGGAattagactgattaaaaaaaaaaaaaattattttgttttttaaaataattgttaattttaggttaatttgttttcaaaacatgataattatttataaaaaatatattctgtagaattTTCCCCAGCTATAGAATAGCGTTTGGTAGATATTTAGTTTTTGGACCAATAGTTtgttgaaaatatataaaaaaaaaacgcttttggatttatcttttttgaaaattggatttatcgcttttgaaaacaaacggatgtgaaattaggtcttaaaagtatgtatttatttatttatttttgtttcatttaaatttttaaaataaaaaaaggaaataaaagaaaaaaaattaaaaaaaaaattctttgtccCATCCGGGAATTGAACTGGGTACCCCCATCCCctgactgattttttttttattttaaattaatttttattttttatcatagccgtgttttattggtactcagtatttaactaagtaaaaattgtatgctttaaacatcaaaaacggattacttttatttattttttataatcctaTATTGTTTAAgcgtcaaaaatgtataagtgtataacaaaaatttctctgtaaaccaacaaataaaaaactttgttttattcttagcaatcattttttgttgtttaccgtgtaaaattttactgagctaaatACTGAGTTACGAATAAAACACGCAtcatcttaaaactatcttaagGCTAgacaaaattccataaaaactagcctacttatcaattaattacaactaacttactggccctatacgggcactctaagttacTGACCAATTGcttaatattagctgtgttttattgatacacagtattttactgagtaaacattttatgctgtaaacaataacaattgattatttttatttatttattaatagtccttattgttgaagggtcaaaaactttaaaaaatttctctgtaaaccaacaaataaaaaacttttgtttttccttagcaatcatttgttgttttttcccgtgcaaaaattttactgagctaagtactgatttaccaataaaacacggctaataaTATTCTTacttttacagattttttttcgtcatttccaacaatattttcgatacaacaaaaaaagttaaatttttctttgaataagTCTATTGTATATCTCTCCACATTAAATATTCGTTCGAATTTAAAcattgcatttatctttatttgcattctAGATATGCCATCTAAGCGACCAAAACTGTGTTCAACAAACTTTGGATGCGAACTTGTGGTTTTTGAAAAGAATTGTGGAAGTATCGGGGAAGGAGAGTATGAAGCTGCCCTCCAGGAATTTTCCTCAACTAGTCTCAAGTGCTTTTCACCCAAGAAAAGAACATGGGAAACACTGCCAGACAGCTACATCCCAGttactttaaaatttgaagtcttTAATCAATGTCCTATGCTTAAATTCCGATTAAATTGGTCAAATACATCCATATCAAACTTTGTCGATGCTAAAAATATGTGTGAGAATGTAGTTCCCGACATGCAGAACATCGAAAGCAATAACACATCTACAAatattaacaacaacaataattccATAAACGTGCAGCCAAATGCCttgaaaccaaaaattttaGTTGAGGAAAAGCTTCAAATAGTTTATAACTTTATCTATAGCAATAACACACGGCAGCAAACAGAATACACCCAGGAGGTGGTTTGTCCGTGGTGTGGACTAGATTGTCTGCGTTTGTACTctttattaaaacatttaaagcTGTGTCATGCAcgatttaattttacatatcaTCCAGCTGGCAACGGAGCCCGAATTGATGTAACAATCAATGATTCTTATGATGGATCATATGCTGGATCACCCTATGACTTAGTGGGCCCATCTGGATGTTCTTTCGCGAGGACATGTGGGCCAGTAAGGCGAACATCTGTTACAAACTTGCTTGTTTGTCGCCCACGTCGTCAAAAAACTTGTCTTGATGAGTTTCTTGTTTTGGACGAAGACGATTTAACGAACCAGAGACCCTATATAGCAGGTCATAACAGGTAAGTTGAATATACATGATCTCTGAATCTTCTTTCAAATAACTTAAACGAAACTTTAAAAGGCTCTACCACCACACGGAAACGTGTTTACCTGTTCATCCTAAAGAGCTTGATATCGATTCCGAGGGAGAGAGTGATCCTCTTTGGTTGCGTCAAAAAACCGTTCAAATGATCGACGAATTTTCGGATGTGAATGAAGGTGAAAAGGAACTTATGAAACTATGGAACCTGCATGTAATGAAAAATGGATACGTTGGCGACTGTCAGCTTTCATTGGCCTGTGATATGTTTCTAGATGCAAAAGGACgagaaataattcaaaaaaatctatACCGCAATTTTATATTACATATGTGTTCACTATTCGATTATGGGCTAGTTTCACCCGAGACTTTATATAAGACTATTCAAAAACTGCAAGGAATTCTAAGCAAGTATCCAGATGGCCAAAAATTAATATCCGAGTCTCGGGCAACCCAGCTGGAATTCTGGTTAAATGTGGGAATTCACAAACAAGttgaacaaaaacttaaatctcCACAAAAGCAAAACGAGAGTCGAAACTTAATAGATGGTTGCTCTACCAGTTCATTAATCAGCCAACCTTCGAAAAATATGAAGCCCCCAAAGCCAAAAACTATACTTATTAGCAAAAATTCTTTAGGACTCAATGCATTAAAATCACCCTTGAATCAGACAACAGCGAAGAACAATCCAAGTAAGACGGAAAAACGATCGCCAAATGATATTAATTCATCAAAGCACATTACCGAATTATCAGTTCCGAAACCAGTTATGAAGAGAAGACTTTCATTAGTGAAAGGTGAGTGTAAACCTATTATTCATCTCCcatagaaattttataaaaactacgaTCCATATCATCTGGGTCATACTAGGCACataatcatttcatttttttgtgttggtttttttttctgtttcaaaatatgcaaatttTTATAGCATATTGACTCATTTGGCGCGTTCATTCAATAGTTCATTTTCACCCAAACACATTCGAATTGCTACTTCTGTatgataaaaatacaatttaatatcttctttttttttcaattccagACGATTTCTAATTGAATACATTATATACATATGaactgattttaatgaataattttattgtttcgtgATATAATACTTCGGTCCTCAAATCATCGCTTTTCGAGTAACCTGTCATATACCTAGGtgcctttaaaaaaatatttaaataaatctaCTGAATGCCTCCATATATTATGTagatattaaattaaagatgattttttcgatcaattttaatCTTAGCCACGTAAATTATtggaaaagattattttttgtttgtattgctCTACCGTCGCACGTATGCACCTATAACCCAATAGTTCTGGCTtcggaaaaagtttttaatgctTAATTTAAGTACTGGTGTATTGCCACTTTACCAAAGATATTTGTCTGAAATACGGGAGGCAAGTTATATTAGGCAATTGCACATGGTAACTCAAGTTATGCCCGTCGTACACCTAGCGTTCAACGCATTCAACGCaaatttaaaaccttaaattctaattgatggtgctttcaattatattcaaacaaaagttttacacAGTTGGAGATCGCTACTAagctaatttattaaaaaatatacgtATAGTGGCgtcgtttttttataattaatttgttaaattcgCGTTGAGTGCGTTGAACGCTAAGTGTACGACGGGCATTACATTCAGAAAAGTTTCCTAAATAGATagtttttgtcaattttaaaataaatttatacgaAAAATAGTGTCCATGAATGATTTTAAGCATttgctaagaaaaaataaaattctgttgGTGACTCAGATTATATTAATAGGACACATGTTTTAAGAGTTTTTCAAGTTTAGAGTTTTTCATgaccctgaactttgcagacaatttaacTGCTGGTCTTTGGacttctgccactgccgtaaatcgaatttcaaaaacttaacagcaataggtccgttccacactaagtttgcaactgccgaatttagtaatatttggttatttttggtcagagtctgttcccaacttcaaaaattgtgtagaagagagcgctcacgagagagtaaaaaatttccccaccctttctgtcaaatgaaaagttgacgtatgtcaaacaaataaataaagaagaaaacaaatcaaactgtagtgatttttaaattgaatcgcgtttacgtgttttttacattaaaaaagtgttaatgtttatcgaattaagcataaaatatgaaattgtgttgaataatggtgttcaacttgttccagactttttggcagtctttcgtagttttatttccttctgagagaattctctcccaactctcattaatttTACAGACTGCcgaatttagtgcacaaaaagtctggaacaaacCTAATCGCTTCGTCTGAAAAATACTCGATgtgccattttttattttttttttctatttaccgTTTTTCTATTTACCGGTTGGTGACACGTTGCGTAGTcacgaaaactatttttatttttcctttttaatcCAGAAAATcgctaaataaaagaaattttcattTGGCTTGGTAGAACCAATCTGATATGGGCatgaaacaaatttgaaaacaaaatttgagcaTATTCAATAATGAGCCCTGATACAACATTAATCGATTTAATGAACTAATAAGATAAgtaaagaatcttttcttggaTTTTccataaagagttgccgttcATAACTAGCATATTGTGTTCCCACTTTATATCCACTTTTTCATAGAATTACCCTTTATTTATTCATAGCATAAGCAATTTAAAATCTGCCCGACTACTGTGCGTTTGAAAAATCGTATATAAACAAAGTCTCTGATTACTTTGAAGTATTATCTGTAAATCGTGatgttgtcattttttgtttttctttaaacaatttgTAATTTTACATTCCGAACACTCCCAAAACAAGTCTATGTTAGAAAGACTCCACGttccttaaaattattttggaaatcAAATGGAGACCATTGTTCTGAGCTCAAACCTGATAATGTAACATATCATACCATTAAAACACATTTAATTGTGTAAAGAAGATGACCAATTGtcattatttaatgaaatgTAACTTGCAGTAAAATCTTTTATCCTAGAATGcgaattttcgcaaaaaaaaaaaaaaaatgaaaaaaaactaaatgtgctttgaagaaataatataaagtgagtatttcattaaaattatttgaaattttttgttgaaatgcaataatcaaaattttgtaGGGAAACTTTTTTGAATCAGCAAAAGCTATTCTTTGGTCAAGTTTTCGAAGCATGCATTTAGGAAAGAACgaactatttatttttatgaaatatttcttacattaTAATTTCTATCCCAAATTAGATCCACCGCCGACTAAAAAAAGTAGTCCTCAGAAATTAACTGCACTGCCACCAACGGAAAAGCCAGTCCACCAAATTATTACTCGTCGACAATCCGTTTCAGCTTTGAGTCACCAGCAAACTCATTCTCTCCGGACTCGCTTATCTGTTCCTCTAACAAAAGTTGATAAAGAAAGACATTGAATGTCTAAAG includes the following:
- the LOC129913102 gene encoding polycomb protein Su(z)12-like isoform X1; its protein translation is MPPQKKREKDLDMYKLSGIQADQELFLQAFEKPTQIYRFLRNRHGTSPIFLNRTLSYMKDRMSRSNKKRSTFKVNTLLDTISHKTDTVGNYLNIVFMGLFDKNEENEEWKTGDLVNVHTTMFKITKNKRKESNADFQEILTHISSVTINPPANVEKYPAVCIPMQALRPLSDQHTIYKVLFRVEVLPMFNNNSALGNDDDMPSKRPKLCSTNFGCELVVFEKNCGSIGEGEYEAALQEFSSTSLKCFSPKKRTWETLPDSYIPVTLKFEVFNQCPMLKFRLNWSNTSISNFVDAKNMCENVVPDMQNIESNNTSTNINNNNNSINVQPNALKPKILVEEKLQIVYNFIYSNNTRQQTEYTQEVVCPWCGLDCLRLYSLLKHLKLCHARFNFTYHPAGNGARIDVTINDSYDGSYAGSPYDLVGPSGCSFARTCGPVRRTSVTNLLVCRPRRQKTCLDEFLVLDEDDLTNQRPYIAGHNRLYHHTETCLPVHPKELDIDSEGESDPLWLRQKTVQMIDEFSDVNEGEKELMKLWNLHVMKNGYVGDCQLSLACDMFLDAKGREIIQKNLYRNFILHMCSLFDYGLVSPETLYKTIQKLQGILSKYPDGQKLISESRATQLEFWLNVGIHKQVEQKLKSPQKQNESRNLIDGCSTSSLISQPSKNMKPPKPKTILISKNSLGLNALKSPLNQTTAKNNPSKTEKRSPNDINSSKHITELSVPKPVMKRRLSLVKDPPPTKKSSPQKLTALPPTEKPVHQIITRRQSVSALSHQQTHSLRTRLSVPLTKVDKERH
- the LOC129913102 gene encoding polycomb protein Su(z)12-like isoform X2, translated to MPPQKKREKDLDMYKLSGIQADQELFLQAFEKPTQIYRFLRNRHGTSPIFLNRTLSYMKDRMSRSNKKRSTFKVNTLLDTISHKTDTVGNYLNIVFMGLFDKNEENEEWKTGDLVNVHTTMFKITKNKRKESNADFQEILTHISSVTINPPANVEKYPAVCIPMQALRPLSDQHTIYKVLFRVEVLPMFNNNSALGNDDDMPSKRPKLCSTNFGCELVVFEKNCGSIGEGEYEAALQEFSSTSLKCFSPKKRTWETLPDSYIPVTLKFEVFNQCPMLKFRLNWSNTSISNFVDAKNMCENVVPDMQNIESNNTSTNINNNNNSINVQPNALKPKILVEEKLQIVYNFIYSNNTRQQTEYTQEVVCPWCGLDCLRLYSLLKHLKLCHARFNFTYHPAGNGARIDVTINDSYDGSYAGSPYDLVGPSGCSFARTCGPVRRTSVTNLLVCRPRRQKTCLDEFLVLDEDDLTNQRPYIAGHNRLYHHTETCLPVHPKELDIDSEGESDPLWLRQKTVQMIDEFSDVNEGEKELMKLWNLHVMKNGYVGDCQLSLACDMFLDAKGREIIQKNLYRNFILHMCSLFDYGLVSPETLYKTIQKLQGILSKYPDGQKLISESRATQLEFWLNVGIHKQVEQKLKSPQKQNESRNLIDGCSTSSLISQPSKNMKPPKPKTILISKNSLGLNALKSPLNQTTAKNNPSKTEKRSPNDINSSKHITELSVPKPVMKRRLSLVKAFSWPRKWNNTQPGGLPPIFEVNQANTRHGSLM
- the LOC129914363 gene encoding uncharacterized protein C16orf52 homolog A, producing MDKLTTISATLFMAADVFAIVSLAMPDWIVTEEAGDIRLGLMWTCMTLYNRPQVCFTPELQIEWLLALICIFVGCICVTTTVILLASSTWDRNVIPYARWVGFTAMVLFCLAAVIFPLGFHVDEIGGQAYQLPNTYKIGISYIMFVLALWITVVSELFAGKVCLPHF
- the LOC129913102 gene encoding polycomb protein Su(z)12-like isoform X3, whose translation is MPPQKKREKDLDMYKLSGIQADQELFLQAFEKPTQIYRFLRNRHGTSPIFLNRTLSYMKDRMSRSNKKRSTFKVNTLLDTISHKTDTVGNYLNIVFMGLFDKNEENEEWKTGDLVNVHTTMFKITKNKRKESNADFQEILTHISSVTINPPANVEKYPAVCIPMQALRPLSDQHTIYKVLFRVEVLPMFNNNSALGNDDDMPSKRPKLCSTNFGCELVVFEKNCGSIGEGEYEAALQEFSSTSLKCFSPKKRTWETLPDSYIPVTLKFEVFNQCPMLKFRLNWSNTSISNFVDAKNMCENVVPDMQNIESNNTSTNINNNNNSINVQPNALKPKILVEEKLQIVYNFIYSNNTRQQTEYTQEVVCPWCGLDCLRLYSLLKHLKLCHARFNFTYHPAGNGARIDVTINDSYDGSYAGSPYDLVGPSGCSFARTCGPVRRTSVTNLLVCRPRRQKTCLDEFLVLDEDDLTNQRPYIAGHNRLYHHTETCLPVHPKELDIDSEGESDPLWLRQKTVQMIDEFSDVNEGEKELMKLWNLHVMKNGYVGDCQLSLACDMFLDAKGREIIQKNLYRNFILHMCSLFDYGLVSPETLYKTIQKLQGILSKYPDGQKLISESRATQLEFWLNVGIHKQVEQKLKSPQKQNESRNLIDGCSTSSLISQPSKNMKPPKPKTILISKNSLGLNALKSPLNQTTAKNNPSKTEKRSPNDINSSKHITELSVPKPVMKRRLSLVKVGLGNGTIHNPEACRRFLRSTRRTPDTDH